One segment of Neobacillus endophyticus DNA contains the following:
- a CDS encoding GAF domain-containing protein, producing MLGAQTRYSRLANITKLINSKQELREVLEHVTTAISEEIVQCDAVGIYLPMEDGTFRGYAGKPDTINGLTLDTMIIDPESDLLAKELVRTKRTIYISDTSKDKRPNPVLVQAFKIKSILALPISFEQELFGLVFLFNFGVILNLTQSEIESVEAYVNMAAVAIRNANYLKQKENLIAEKQLLLDVTRDLSMCSSIQGSLDKCFFYLEKTLDNNCMDIQILDTKVDNSIKEHSCKDAKKEWHETFEKLNINKCYDAVIQKVIETKKSVLIPDVMADHRLNHEICRQYSVKGLFLIPLVSIGEVLGIITIVDQEKKGRIYTNSQIRLSQSIVDATASTLTSLLYMNQLEEMIEERTRQLEVAIEKKNNVIESISDGFIALNKNWRITYINKNFCRHELTLQDLLGKNIWTIFPKVVDTVIYKELQKVMIERIPVYFESHITYRDSWYEIVAYPYGEGICALIKDITEKKKYEKELKRLSGLELLGQMAAGISHEIRNPMTTVRGFLQIIKEANDFERYRHYLNIMIEELDRANAMITEFLSMSNTKTTDLQKLSLNSILLDIAPLIEIDAFNQNKYVTIDTQTIPELLLNRNEIRQLIINLYRNGLEAMEDGKTLTIRTYLEEDDVVLAFRDQGEGIKPEVLEKLGTPFFTTKEKGTGLGLGVSYAIAARHNAKIEIQTSKEGSTFYVKFLTAPFSS from the coding sequence ATGTTAGGTGCTCAAACGAGATATTCACGACTTGCAAATATAACAAAGTTAATTAATTCCAAGCAGGAGTTACGTGAAGTGTTAGAACATGTAACTACTGCCATATCTGAGGAAATTGTCCAATGCGATGCTGTCGGTATTTATTTGCCAATGGAGGATGGGACATTTAGAGGATACGCTGGAAAACCGGATACCATAAATGGATTGACACTTGATACGATGATCATTGATCCTGAAAGTGATCTATTAGCCAAAGAATTGGTTAGAACAAAGAGAACCATCTATATATCTGATACTTCAAAGGATAAACGGCCCAATCCCGTACTAGTTCAGGCCTTTAAAATTAAATCAATATTAGCTCTGCCGATTTCATTTGAGCAAGAATTATTTGGCCTAGTTTTTTTGTTCAATTTTGGGGTAATTTTGAATTTAACACAATCAGAAATTGAAAGTGTTGAGGCCTATGTGAATATGGCGGCAGTGGCAATTCGAAATGCTAATTATTTAAAACAAAAGGAAAACTTAATTGCGGAAAAGCAGCTGTTACTTGATGTGACACGCGATCTTTCCATGTGTTCCTCTATACAAGGCAGTCTTGATAAATGTTTTTTCTATTTAGAGAAAACGCTAGATAATAATTGCATGGATATCCAAATACTAGATACCAAAGTAGACAACAGCATCAAGGAACACTCATGTAAAGATGCCAAAAAGGAATGGCATGAGACATTTGAAAAGTTAAACATAAACAAATGTTATGATGCCGTGATTCAAAAGGTAATCGAAACCAAGAAATCAGTCCTTATTCCTGATGTTATGGCGGATCATAGACTTAATCATGAAATTTGCCGACAATATTCAGTAAAAGGTCTATTTTTGATCCCATTGGTTTCAATAGGGGAAGTTTTAGGGATCATAACCATTGTGGATCAAGAGAAAAAAGGGCGTATTTATACAAATTCACAAATTCGGCTGTCACAATCGATCGTTGATGCAACAGCTTCTACGTTAACAAGCTTGCTATATATGAACCAGCTTGAAGAAATGATAGAGGAGAGGACAAGGCAGCTGGAAGTAGCGATAGAGAAGAAAAATAATGTAATTGAAAGTATCTCTGACGGATTCATAGCTTTAAATAAGAATTGGAGAATAACCTATATAAATAAAAATTTCTGCCGTCATGAACTAACATTACAAGACCTATTAGGCAAAAATATATGGACGATTTTCCCTAAGGTTGTTGATACCGTAATCTATAAAGAATTACAAAAGGTGATGATAGAACGGATCCCAGTATATTTTGAATCCCATATTACCTATAGGGATTCTTGGTATGAGATTGTAGCTTATCCATATGGTGAGGGCATCTGTGCTCTTATTAAGGACATTACGGAAAAAAAGAAATACGAAAAGGAATTAAAAAGGTTATCCGGACTGGAGTTATTAGGACAGATGGCAGCAGGTATAAGCCATGAGATCAGAAATCCGATGACAACCGTTCGGGGCTTTCTGCAGATTATAAAGGAAGCAAATGACTTCGAGAGATACAGACATTATTTAAATATAATGATTGAGGAACTGGATCGTGCGAATGCGATGATTACAGAATTTCTTTCGATGAGCAATACGAAGACAACAGATTTGCAGAAGCTAAGTTTGAATTCCATCCTATTGGATATCGCTCCATTAATTGAAATAGATGCGTTTAACCAAAATAAATATGTAACAATTGATACTCAGACGATCCCGGAATTATTATTAAACCGGAATGAGATACGCCAATTAATTATTAATTTATACCGTAATGGCTTAGAAGCAATGGAAGATGGAAAAACGTTAACCATACGAACGTACTTGGAAGAGGATGATGTGGTTCTGGCATTCAGGGACCAAGGGGAAGGGATTAAGCCTGAGGTATTAGAAAAATTAGGCACCCCCTTCTTCACTACCAAGGAAAAAGGGACAGGCTTGGGATTAGGTGTAAGTTACGCTATAGCAGCTCGCCACAATGCAAAAATTGAAATTCAAACAAGCAAAGAGGGCAGCACTTTTTATGTCAAGTTTTTAACAGCTCCCTTTTCTTCCTGA
- a CDS encoding malate:quinone oxidoreductase, producing MSSRQTKTDVILIGAGIMSATLGTLLKELAPEWEMTVFEKLYKAGEESSNEWNNAGTGHAALCELNYTVEKPDGSIDISKAIQINEQFQVSRQFWAYLVNSNLIRNPQDFIMPLPHMSLVQGENNVTFLKKRFEALSNNPLFEGMEFSEDSKKLQEWIPLIMDGRTSKEPIAATKIDSGTDVNFGALTRMLVDHLKSKNVKMKYKHQVEDLKRTSDGLWELKVRNDKGEVERHTAKFVFIGGGGGSLPLLQKTGIPESKNVGGFPVSGLFLVCNNPEVVEQHHAKVYGKAAVGAPPMSVPHLDTRYIDNKKSLLFGPFAGFSPKFLKTGSMFDLLDSVKPYNVLTMLAAGTKNIPLTKYLIQQLMLSKEQRIEELREFVPNAKSEDWDIIVAGQRVQVIKDTVKEGKGTLQFGTEVISAADGSIAALLGASPGASTAVNVMLEVMKKCFPQHFKEWEPKIIEMIPSYGVSLAENPDLFKEIHASTAFSLGLSKHVPSSDAANEERNIELETVTV from the coding sequence ATGAGTAGCAGACAAACTAAAACAGATGTTATCTTAATTGGTGCTGGAATCATGAGTGCGACTTTAGGGACACTTCTGAAAGAATTAGCACCGGAATGGGAAATGACAGTTTTTGAGAAGCTCTATAAGGCAGGGGAAGAAAGTTCTAACGAATGGAATAATGCGGGAACGGGGCATGCTGCACTATGTGAACTTAATTACACAGTCGAAAAACCAGATGGATCAATAGACATTAGTAAAGCTATTCAAATTAATGAACAGTTCCAGGTTTCCAGACAGTTTTGGGCATATCTTGTTAACAGCAATCTGATCCGTAATCCACAGGATTTTATCATGCCACTGCCTCATATGAGTCTTGTCCAAGGGGAAAATAATGTTACTTTTTTGAAAAAACGTTTTGAAGCGCTTTCGAACAATCCTCTGTTTGAAGGGATGGAATTTTCTGAGGATTCAAAAAAACTTCAGGAATGGATTCCACTGATTATGGATGGCCGCACATCCAAGGAGCCTATTGCCGCTACGAAAATCGACTCTGGAACCGATGTCAATTTTGGTGCTTTAACACGTATGTTGGTTGACCACTTGAAGAGTAAAAATGTTAAAATGAAATACAAGCATCAAGTTGAAGATTTGAAACGTACGAGCGACGGATTGTGGGAATTAAAAGTAAGAAATGATAAAGGTGAAGTCGAACGTCATACGGCGAAATTCGTCTTTATCGGCGGTGGTGGCGGAAGCCTGCCTTTACTGCAGAAAACTGGTATTCCTGAAAGTAAAAATGTAGGGGGATTCCCAGTAAGCGGACTATTTCTGGTCTGTAACAATCCGGAAGTGGTCGAACAGCATCATGCAAAAGTATACGGTAAAGCTGCAGTTGGTGCACCTCCAATGTCTGTGCCGCACCTTGACACACGTTATATTGACAACAAAAAATCATTGCTATTTGGACCGTTTGCCGGCTTTTCGCCGAAGTTCCTAAAAACGGGCTCTATGTTTGATTTACTAGACTCCGTAAAACCATATAATGTCCTAACGATGCTGGCAGCAGGTACAAAAAACATTCCATTAACTAAATACCTGATTCAACAACTTATGCTATCAAAAGAACAGCGAATCGAAGAGTTAAGGGAATTTGTTCCGAATGCAAAAAGTGAAGATTGGGATATCATAGTAGCGGGACAGCGAGTACAAGTGATTAAGGATACTGTAAAAGAAGGAAAAGGAACACTTCAATTTGGTACGGAAGTGATTAGTGCCGCTGATGGATCAATCGCCGCATTACTAGGTGCTTCTCCAGGTGCTTCTACAGCCGTTAATGTAATGCTTGAAGTTATGAAAAAATGCTTCCCGCAGCATTTTAAAGAGTGGGAGCCAAAAATAATAGAAATGATTCCTTCCTATGGCGTGTCACTTGCTGAAAATCCGGACCTTTTCAAAGAAATTCATGCCTCTACCGCATTTTCGCTTGGCCTTAGCAAACACGTGCCGTCAAGTGATGCAGCAAATGAGGAACGTAATATAGAGCTGGAAACTGTAACTGTATAA
- a CDS encoding flagellinolysin yields MIINHNSTALNTLRQLNINSNNQAKSMQKLSSGLRINTAADDAAGLAISENMRGQIRGLAQATRNAQDGISMLQTADGALSETQSLLQRGRELSVQASNDTNTAQDRQSIQAEMDQITKQIDRISSSTQFNTINLLNVSSASASSQQNALDGLQKGWLQAAVDLVQKTYGIGGNGQTINVVLDNSIDGPGGTLAYVSDSFVPGVPGPGSNLQLHIDLSDFNNSAFPDGGSPIAFDRVLAHEMTHAAMDASINVATGMPTWFMEGSAEATIGADERLSADLTAVGGAQNLANLIGNGTTTWTQDSQHYSMGYAAVRYMDSKIKAAGGTGVKDLINYMKADTTKTLDDAITNATHGAFANLSDFVTKFTSNAPGGGVDYITNQLIPNLGNADTGALTGSDATGNIANLKDNQTIVDETPYGTTNNTVTTYNVIWPTITASNNGPKIHIGANSNENMSVNLFDASAKALGVDSIDVVNNAQAAIKKFDAGIQTVSNYRATMGALQNRLEHVLSVNQQSEENLTDAESRIRDVDMAKEMMNQSKSSILAQAAQTMLAQATQQPQQVLQLLRA; encoded by the coding sequence ATGATTATTAATCATAACAGTACTGCTCTTAACACACTTCGTCAGTTGAACATTAACAGTAACAACCAGGCTAAATCCATGCAAAAACTTTCTTCTGGTCTTCGTATCAATACTGCTGCCGATGATGCTGCCGGACTAGCAATATCCGAAAACATGCGTGGACAAATTAGGGGACTTGCCCAAGCAACTAGGAATGCTCAAGATGGAATTTCTATGTTACAAACTGCTGATGGTGCACTTAGTGAAACTCAATCTCTGTTACAGCGTGGCAGAGAATTGTCTGTACAAGCTTCTAATGATACGAATACTGCTCAAGATCGCCAAAGCATTCAGGCTGAAATGGATCAAATCACTAAACAGATTGACCGTATTTCTAGTTCGACACAGTTTAATACTATCAACCTACTAAATGTATCTTCAGCCTCAGCATCCTCTCAGCAAAACGCTTTAGACGGGCTGCAAAAGGGATGGCTGCAGGCGGCTGTAGACCTCGTCCAAAAAACTTATGGTATTGGTGGTAACGGCCAAACGATCAATGTTGTATTGGATAATAGTATTGATGGCCCTGGGGGAACTCTCGCCTATGTATCAGACAGTTTTGTTCCAGGAGTACCTGGCCCAGGAAGTAATTTGCAATTACACATTGATTTATCTGATTTTAATAATTCCGCTTTCCCCGATGGAGGATCACCCATTGCATTTGACCGGGTATTGGCACACGAAATGACCCATGCAGCAATGGATGCTAGCATCAATGTAGCTACTGGTATGCCAACTTGGTTCATGGAGGGTTCGGCTGAAGCGACTATAGGTGCTGATGAACGTTTATCTGCGGACCTAACAGCAGTAGGCGGCGCACAAAATTTAGCTAATTTAATTGGTAATGGAACTACTACATGGACCCAAGATTCACAGCACTATTCTATGGGGTATGCAGCAGTCCGTTATATGGATTCCAAAATAAAGGCTGCAGGCGGCACCGGAGTTAAAGATCTCATCAATTACATGAAAGCAGATACGACTAAAACTCTCGACGATGCCATTACTAATGCTACACATGGCGCATTTGCCAATTTGAGTGACTTTGTAACAAAGTTTACATCTAATGCTCCTGGCGGAGGAGTAGATTACATCACTAACCAGCTTATTCCGAACCTAGGCAATGCAGATACCGGGGCGTTAACTGGTTCTGATGCAACTGGGAACATTGCCAATTTGAAAGATAATCAAACGATTGTCGATGAAACACCTTATGGCACAACAAATAATACAGTTACTACTTATAATGTTATTTGGCCAACGATCACTGCATCTAATAATGGGCCCAAAATCCATATTGGTGCTAACAGTAATGAAAATATGAGTGTGAATCTGTTTGATGCTTCTGCTAAAGCATTAGGAGTAGATTCAATCGATGTTGTAAACAATGCTCAAGCAGCCATTAAAAAGTTTGATGCTGGTATTCAAACAGTGTCTAATTATAGAGCAACCATGGGTGCATTACAAAATCGTTTAGAACATGTACTATCTGTCAATCAACAATCTGAAGAAAACCTAACAGATGCTGAATCACGTATCCGTGACGTAGATATGGCGAAAGAAATGATGAATCAATCTAAATCGAGCATTCTTGCTCAAGCAGCTCAAACCATGCTTGCACAGGCAACCCAACAACCCCAACAAGTCCTTCAATTGCTTCGTGCATAA
- a CDS encoding methylated-DNA--[protein]-cysteine S-methyltransferase produces the protein MTKKYKLDYESPIGVIEIIGTKEAISSILFTEESKKLNHLQAETPPVLAECYNQLDEYFKGSRYEFTFPYQFEGTDFQKTVWNALIEIPFAETGSYKDIAVSIGNEKAIRAVGSANGRNKLSIVIPCHRVIGSNGKLTGYAGGLWRKEWLLEHEKTCKKGK, from the coding sequence ATGACAAAAAAATATAAATTAGACTATGAATCACCAATTGGCGTGATCGAAATAATCGGTACTAAAGAGGCGATCAGCTCTATTTTGTTCACTGAAGAGAGTAAAAAGCTGAATCATTTACAGGCTGAAACTCCTCCGGTTCTAGCAGAGTGCTATAACCAACTTGACGAATATTTTAAAGGCTCCCGCTATGAATTTACCTTCCCATATCAATTCGAAGGGACAGATTTTCAAAAAACAGTATGGAACGCTTTAATAGAAATTCCTTTCGCGGAAACGGGATCCTATAAGGATATTGCCGTTTCTATTGGAAATGAAAAAGCCATCAGAGCTGTAGGAAGTGCAAATGGGAGAAACAAGTTAAGCATCGTCATTCCATGTCACAGAGTAATCGGGTCAAATGGGAAATTGACCGGTTATGCAGGAGGCTTGTGGAGGAAAGAATGGTTGCTTGAACATGAAAAAACTTGTAAAAAGGGAAAATAA
- a CDS encoding DNA-3-methyladenine glycosylase family protein — protein sequence MNWIDHETYLELNLPKEFNFEECLIFLGRSDQEVLHQTKEGSLYKLIKVNESLILCKIGSTDPTIKVEFPINAPSIDCRKKVAEYIWEWFDLDQELVGFYQMASQDKVLKTLAQKYDGLRIMCIPDLFEALVWAIMGQQINLTFAYTLKKRFVEQYGESLTFEGETFWLFPSFEKIASIHVDDLRKLQFTTRKAEYIIDIAKAMTSGELTKELLLQKKDGQQIQKTLMRIRGIGAWTADYVMMKCLHYTSSFPITDVGLHHALKNLLDLERKPTIDEIKEYAAGWEGWQAYATFYLWRSLYDKKI from the coding sequence ATGAATTGGATTGATCATGAAACTTATTTGGAGTTGAATCTTCCAAAGGAATTTAATTTTGAAGAGTGTTTAATTTTTTTAGGCAGGTCTGACCAGGAAGTGCTTCATCAAACGAAAGAAGGCTCTTTATATAAACTAATCAAAGTTAATGAATCTTTGATTTTATGTAAAATTGGGTCTACCGATCCAACCATCAAGGTTGAATTTCCGATAAACGCCCCTTCCATTGACTGTCGTAAAAAAGTGGCAGAGTATATCTGGGAATGGTTTGATTTGGATCAGGAATTAGTGGGATTTTATCAAATGGCTAGTCAGGATAAAGTTTTAAAGACACTTGCCCAGAAATATGATGGATTACGGATTATGTGCATCCCTGATCTATTCGAAGCGTTAGTATGGGCGATTATGGGGCAGCAAATCAATTTAACATTTGCTTATACATTAAAGAAACGCTTTGTTGAACAATATGGTGAAAGTCTCACTTTCGAAGGAGAAACATTTTGGCTTTTCCCCTCATTTGAGAAAATAGCTTCCATACATGTAGATGATTTAAGGAAGCTTCAATTTACGACCCGGAAGGCTGAATATATCATTGATATCGCTAAAGCGATGACAAGTGGTGAATTAACAAAAGAATTATTGCTTCAGAAAAAAGATGGTCAGCAAATACAAAAAACATTAATGAGGATAAGAGGGATCGGGGCGTGGACGGCAGACTATGTGATGATGAAATGCCTGCACTATACCTCTTCCTTCCCAATTACGGATGTCGGACTTCATCATGCATTAAAAAATCTTTTAGACCTTGAGAGGAAACCGACTATAGACGAAATTAAAGAATATGCAGCAGGCTGGGAAGGGTGGCAGGCGTATGCTACCTTTTATCTTTGGAGGTCCTTATATGACAAAAAAATATAA
- a CDS encoding bifunctional transcriptional activator/DNA repair enzyme AdaA, which yields MANINLTFEEMWEKIIACDRKYDGLFFTAVKTTKIYCRPSCRSRKPKKINVEFYYDINEVEKAGYRPCKRCQPEVEQSPNMAVVKNIITFLVNHYKQNLILKDIADQVGLSPYYLERLFKQETSETPRTYLEKIRIDKATNLLKSTTLTNLEICYEVGFQSSSNFYKVFRSLKNCSPSEYRKELLYELD from the coding sequence ATGGCGAATATCAATCTTACATTTGAAGAGATGTGGGAGAAAATCATTGCATGTGATCGTAAATATGATGGGCTATTTTTTACGGCAGTTAAAACAACTAAAATATACTGCCGCCCTTCCTGCAGATCAAGAAAGCCCAAGAAAATAAATGTTGAATTTTACTATGACATAAACGAAGTTGAAAAAGCTGGTTATCGTCCTTGTAAAAGATGCCAGCCGGAAGTAGAGCAATCCCCAAATATGGCGGTTGTCAAAAATATCATTACGTTCCTGGTCAATCATTATAAACAAAATTTGATATTAAAAGATATAGCGGATCAAGTCGGCTTAAGTCCCTATTATTTGGAACGCTTATTTAAACAAGAAACATCTGAGACACCGCGGACTTATTTAGAAAAAATACGCATCGATAAAGCAACCAACCTTCTAAAATCCACAACCCTAACGAATCTTGAGATTTGCTATGAAGTGGGCTTCCAAAGCTCCTCCAATTTTTACAAAGTGTTTCGTAGCCTGAAAAACTGTTCACCTAGTGAATACCGAAAGGAACTCCTTTATGAATTGGATTGA
- a CDS encoding zinc ribbon domain-containing protein YjdM codes for MPNLPKCPKCNSEYTYEDGNLLICPECAHEWTLESEKENSEDQRIIKDANGNVLNDGDTVTIIKDLKVKGSSSILKLGTKVKNIRLVEGDHDIDCKIEGFGAMKLKSEFVKKV; via the coding sequence ATGCCTAATTTACCAAAGTGTCCAAAATGTAATTCAGAATATACTTATGAAGATGGGAATTTACTTATTTGCCCTGAATGTGCTCATGAGTGGACTCTAGAATCAGAGAAGGAAAATAGCGAGGACCAAAGGATTATTAAAGATGCAAATGGAAATGTCTTAAACGATGGTGATACTGTCACAATAATTAAAGACCTAAAAGTAAAAGGAAGTTCGTCAATCCTAAAATTAGGAACAAAAGTTAAGAATATCCGTTTAGTTGAAGGCGATCATGATATTGATTGCAAAATTGAGGGCTTTGGAGCTATGAAATTAAAGTCTGAATTTGTGAAAAAGGTATAA
- a CDS encoding SGNH/GDSL hydrolase family protein — protein sequence MKIKRISVLLTLMLAIGTFFSSLAFAEVQPQKNLVALGDSVTYGWHLAQYQPQPSTLAFPYLIESDHYTVTKDISYPGWTSKQLLDAIQIPENLKAIKKANVVTVEIGYNDFFQTPEIAALLKNPSGPWTSDQVNAAKNAALKTAGNLGINLFAIIETIKQVNPKATIILYNLFDAFASGTPLNMFAEQIIPTVNQLVITSVANTTGANVADAYTAFNGHQTEYILPNDVHPNIKGHQILAGLANDILENLQQ from the coding sequence TTGAAGATTAAACGAATTTCGGTTTTATTAACTCTCATGCTTGCAATTGGCACCTTCTTTTCATCGTTAGCGTTTGCGGAAGTACAGCCCCAAAAGAACCTGGTTGCATTGGGGGATTCTGTTACATACGGATGGCATCTTGCTCAGTATCAACCACAGCCATCCACTTTGGCTTTTCCATATTTAATTGAAAGTGACCATTATACTGTGACGAAAGACATTAGTTATCCCGGATGGACTTCAAAGCAGTTGTTGGATGCCATTCAAATCCCTGAAAATTTAAAAGCCATTAAAAAGGCAAATGTAGTAACGGTCGAGATTGGTTACAATGATTTCTTTCAAACCCCAGAAATTGCGGCCCTTCTGAAAAATCCATCAGGTCCGTGGACATCTGACCAGGTTAATGCCGCAAAAAATGCCGCCTTGAAGACTGCAGGAAACTTGGGCATCAACTTATTCGCAATTATTGAGACTATCAAGCAAGTAAATCCGAAGGCTACTATTATTCTATATAATTTATTTGACGCTTTTGCGAGCGGCACCCCATTGAATATGTTCGCAGAGCAGATTATTCCTACCGTCAATCAACTTGTTATAACCAGTGTTGCCAATACAACGGGAGCCAATGTCGCTGATGCCTATACAGCCTTTAATGGACACCAAACTGAATATATTTTACCAAATGATGTTCACCCAAATATCAAGGGCCATCAAATACTTGCTGGATTGGCAAATGATATTCTAGAAAATTTGCAACAATAG
- a CDS encoding acyl-CoA thioesterase, translating to MEAKRVSETRIVHTDQVLINDLNNYHTLFGGVLMKKMDACATLSARRHTRVKQCVTASTDSVNFLGPIRVTDSVCFESYVCYTGRRSMEIFCKIIAEDLETGERRIAANAFLTFVPLDENKRPVEVPPIIPETEEEKYLFETGKERERIRKLKREQNKELVSRLTVDKPWDY from the coding sequence ATGGAAGCAAAGAGAGTTAGTGAAACGCGTATCGTGCATACCGATCAGGTACTCATTAATGATTTGAACAATTATCATACCCTATTTGGCGGAGTTTTAATGAAAAAGATGGATGCTTGTGCGACACTTTCTGCCCGTAGGCATACACGGGTAAAGCAATGTGTTACAGCATCAACCGACTCTGTTAATTTCCTTGGGCCGATTCGGGTAACTGATTCAGTCTGTTTCGAATCATATGTTTGCTATACAGGAAGAAGGTCAATGGAGATTTTCTGCAAAATAATTGCTGAAGATCTGGAAACGGGAGAGCGTAGAATCGCAGCAAATGCATTCCTTACCTTTGTTCCTCTGGATGAAAATAAAAGACCAGTGGAAGTCCCTCCTATTATCCCGGAAACAGAGGAAGAAAAATATCTGTTTGAAACAGGAAAAGAACGGGAAAGAATTCGCAAGTTAAAAAGGGAACAAAATAAAGAACTTGTGTCCAGACTTACAGTAGATAAACCGTGGGATTATTAA
- a CDS encoding TRM11 family SAM-dependent methyltransferase — MAYIYTYACYEDERSLCALEMRSFFWEESQTSILESPIKIDPSRSPFIKERIAVIYEDHSLENLLKQVANFQVTGDTFKVYYVKNDGHEKIAEEGFENRRAIEKKIGLLINGVADLHHPKRVFGVMNVNGRWVFGDYVKSESIWFRHQQKPHSYSTALNTRVARAVVNIAIPVTSGIKAIDPCCGIGTVLVEALSMGIDIVGSDRNPLVLGGTRENIAHFGFTGEVRLADIRHITNQYDVAIIDLPYNLCSVISPEEQHEILQSARRIAKKVVVVTVEPIDEALKKTGFCVMDRAFVKKGSFAREVIVCM; from the coding sequence ATGGCTTATATATATACTTATGCATGTTATGAGGATGAACGTTCATTGTGTGCTTTGGAAATGCGTTCATTTTTTTGGGAGGAGTCACAAACTTCTATTTTAGAAAGCCCTATTAAAATTGATCCCAGCCGAAGTCCGTTTATAAAGGAAAGAATTGCTGTCATATATGAAGATCACAGCCTTGAAAACCTACTCAAACAAGTTGCAAACTTTCAAGTAACTGGGGATACATTTAAAGTGTATTATGTTAAAAATGATGGACATGAAAAAATAGCAGAGGAAGGATTTGAGAACCGGCGTGCCATTGAGAAGAAAATCGGTCTACTAATAAATGGTGTAGCGGATCTTCATCATCCAAAGCGAGTGTTTGGCGTTATGAATGTAAATGGAAGATGGGTATTCGGTGACTATGTAAAAAGTGAGTCTATTTGGTTTCGACATCAACAGAAGCCGCATAGTTATTCCACTGCACTTAACACGCGTGTGGCAAGAGCTGTTGTGAATATCGCCATTCCAGTAACAAGTGGAATAAAGGCAATTGACCCGTGCTGTGGGATTGGCACGGTATTGGTAGAAGCCTTATCGATGGGGATTGATATAGTGGGCAGTGACAGAAATCCTCTTGTTCTTGGTGGAACCAGAGAGAATATCGCACATTTTGGGTTTACCGGAGAAGTGAGATTAGCAGATATCCGCCATATCACAAATCAATATGATGTAGCGATTATCGATTTGCCCTACAATTTGTGCTCGGTCATTTCTCCTGAAGAGCAGCATGAAATACTTCAATCCGCACGCAGGATTGCTAAGAAAGTTGTAGTGGTAACGGTAGAGCCAATTGATGAAGCCCTCAAAAAGACGGGATTTTGCGTGATGGATCGTGCTTTTGTAAAAAAAGGATCATTTGCTCGTGAAGTGATTGTTTGTATGTAA
- a CDS encoding nucleotide excision repair endonuclease has protein sequence MINITIPKPNVTITKQNNPEQSNIYGFTDFHLIPRDKGGVFLFYNNNQELLFVGKARKLRQRIKKHFEDTVSPIKMHRDEVTKIAVCVIEDPVHREIYETYIINELKSKYNIDKVFFK, from the coding sequence ATGATCAACATAACAATTCCAAAACCAAATGTTACTATTACCAAACAGAATAATCCGGAGCAAAGTAATATTTATGGGTTTACAGATTTTCATCTTATCCCTAGAGATAAGGGTGGTGTTTTTTTATTTTATAACAATAATCAAGAGCTATTATTTGTGGGGAAAGCAAGGAAGTTGCGACAAAGAATTAAAAAGCATTTTGAAGATACTGTTTCCCCGATTAAAATGCATCGAGACGAAGTTACCAAAATTGCGGTTTGTGTGATCGAAGATCCTGTGCATAGGGAAATTTACGAAACGTATATTATTAATGAACTCAAGTCGAAGTATAATATAGACAAGGTGTTTTTTAAGTAA